Proteins encoded by one window of Paenibacillus sp. DCT19:
- a CDS encoding DUF456 domain-containing protein, producing MAGTVYPILPGAVAIFFAFLVYGWFFSFDPFGVWFWITQILIVVVLFVADYVVSAWGVKKFGGSKLSTTLSTIGVIIGPFVIPAFGLVLGPFLGAFIGELIGGSSPSKATKVGFGSVVGLFTSTVMKIILQIVMIVLFIIWVVRFA from the coding sequence ATGGCGGGAACCGTCTATCCAATCTTACCGGGTGCTGTAGCGATATTCTTCGCATTTCTGGTCTATGGTTGGTTCTTTAGTTTTGACCCGTTTGGTGTATGGTTCTGGATTACACAGATTTTGATTGTTGTTGTACTATTCGTGGCGGATTATGTCGTTAGTGCCTGGGGCGTTAAGAAATTCGGCGGTTCCAAGCTATCCACCACGTTAAGTACAATCGGTGTAATCATTGGTCCATTTGTCATCCCGGCGTTCGGGCTTGTACTGGGTCCATTCCTCGGTGCTTTTATTGGGGAGCTTATCGGAGGATCATCACCTTCCAAAGCGACCAAAGTTGGTTTTGGTTCCGTGGTGGGACTGTTTACTAGTACGGTGATGAAAATCATTTTGCAAATCGTCATGATTGTGCTCTTTATTATCTGGGTGGTTCGTTTCGCATAG